One Rissa tridactyla isolate bRisTri1 chromosome 1, bRisTri1.patW.cur.20221130, whole genome shotgun sequence DNA segment encodes these proteins:
- the RB1 gene encoding retinoblastoma-associated protein isoform X11, with the protein MINMMLFSSATGSCSVNQGSPLFDLIKQSKEREGQSDQPEPTSTLNLPLQHNHTAADLYLSPVRSPKRKASGPSPSATSTPDAQPSVNPQTQKPQKSTSLSLFYKKVYLLAYLRLRTLFFRLLSEHPDLEPLIWTLFQHTLQNEYELMRDRHLDQIMMCSMYGICKVKNVDLRFKIIVSAYKELPNTNQETFKRVLIRDEQYDSIIVFYNLVFMQKLKTNILQYASNRPPTLSPIPQMPRSPYQFSNSPRRVPAGNNIYISPLKSPYKFSDGFQSPTKMTPRSRILVSIGESFGTSEKFQKINQMVGNSDGQLKRSAEVSAAPKPLKRLRFDIEGQDEADGSKHLPQESKFQQKLAEMTSTRTRMQKQKLNDGNDTSASEEK; encoded by the exons GGGTCACCTCTGTTTGATCTTATCAAGCAGTCAAAAGAACGAGAAGGCCAAAGCGATCAGCCCGAGCCCACTTCCACTCTCAATCTGCCTCTCCAACATAATCACACTGCAGCAGACCT TTACCTTTCTCCTGTGAGATCTCCTAAGAGGAAAGCATCTGGACCTTCTCCAAGTGCTACTTCCACCCCAGATGCTCAGCCATCTGTGAACCCCCAAACACAGAAACCACAGAAATCTACCTCCCTCTCTCTGTTCTACAAAAAAG TGTATCTGCTGGCCTATCTTCGACTACGTACCTTGTTCTTTCGGCTTCTCTCTGAACATCCTGACCTGGAACCCTTGATCTGGACTCTCTTCCAGCACACGCTGCAAAATGAGTATGAACTTATGAGAGACAGGCACTTGGACCAG ATCATGATGTGTTCCATGTATGGCATATGCAAAGTAAAGAATGTAGATCTCAGATTTAAAATAATAGTTTCAGCATACAAGGAGCTTCCCAACACAAATCAAGAG ACTTTCAAACGTGTTCTTATCAGGGATGAGCAGTATGACTCCATTATTGTCTTCTACAACTTAGTGTTTATGCAGAAGCTGAAAACGAACATTTTGCAGTACGCCTCCAACAGG CCTCCCACTCTGTCACCTATCCCACAAATGCCTCGCAGCCCTTACCAGTTTTCCAACTCTCCTCGGCGCGTCCCTGCTGGCAACAACATCTACATCTCACCCTTGAAAAGCCCATACAAATTCTCCGATGGGTTTCAGTCACCCACAAAGATGACTCCAAGGTCTAG AATTTTGGTGTCAATTGGTGAATCATTTGGG ACTTCTGAAAAGTTTCAAAAGATAAACCAGATGGTGGGCAACAGTGACGGCCAGCTAAAACGCAGCGCAGAAGTAAGCGCCGCTCCTAAGCCACTGAAGAGGCTGCGCTTTGATATAGAAGGGCAAGACGAAGCTGATGGAAG CAAACACCTACCCCAGGAGTCCAAGTTCCAACAAAAGCTTGCAGAAATGA catcTACTCGAACAAGAATgcaaaagcagaaactgaatGATGGAAACGATACCTCAGCCAGCGAAGAAAAGTGA